GTTTGCCTTTTTGTGTTGAAATCAAGGAATAACGGGAAAAGAGAGGAAGCAGAAAAGAGGAGGAGGGAATCACGATGGATGATTTTTTTGGTGAAGGACTTGAGACCAATCAACAAAAACGAAAACGCAAACTGGAGGAAATCTTTGATCAGTCGTTTGAATCGGAACGACGGGATTTTAATCAATCGTTGGAGCAGGATGTGACAGTCGCTCTGATTGGAGACGTCAACGCAGGAAAATCCTCAACCTTGAACGCGATTCTCGGACGAGAAGTGGCAACGGTCGGTGCTCGACCAGGGGAGACGGTTCGCATTGATCAAGTAAGACAACACCCAGAAGATAAAGTCATCTTCGTTGATACACCAGGATTGAATGATGCCAATACACAGAACTCGGAAGCGACATGGACATACTACCAAAGTGCCGACGTCATTCTCTATTTTTTGAATGCGGCAGGTACCGTCTTATCCGAGACGGAAACGAAAAATTTCCGGAAGATTTATCAACATAATCAAAATGTCTTGATCGTCGTTACGAAGATGGACGCGACGAATGATGTCGATACGATTGTCCGCCATATTGAAGAAAAATTGCCTGGACCGAAAATCATTCCCGTATCAGCAAAAGAAGGAACAAATATCGATCGGCTCCGCCGGGAGGTCCTCGATATCTTAAAAAAGTTCGACAAGGATAATGTGTTTGTTCGCCAGATGGATCCAACCGTTCGCGGCAAGATCGCGAACAACTGGATTGTTGGTGCAGGAACAGCCGCTGGTGCGATTGGTGCCGTGCCGTTTCCGGGAGCTGATATCATTCCGTTGACCTCGATTCAAATCGGCTTGATGCTGAAGTTATCGAATCTGTACGAACGACAGTTATCCAAAGAGAGTGCAAAAGAATTACTTGTCGTGACAATCGTCGGGAACTCTGGAAAAACGGCTTTTCGGCAAATAGCGAAGCTGGTTCCGGGATATGGTGCTGTCATTGCAGCTGGAGTTGCTTCAACAGCAACCCTTGCGCTTGGATACGGGACGAAATATGTCTATGAGAATAAGCTCGAACTGACACCGGAACAACTGATGGGATTCGTCAAACGATTCCGCAAGAAAGCAGAGGAGTCGTCAGAAGAGACAAACGAGTAATCTCCCTGTTATTCTATTCAGCAATAAAGGGGGAGATGTCATGACACGCTTACTTGAAGAAATTAAACAGTATCAATCGGAATTCCGACAAAAAGCACCTGCAGAAAAACAACGCCTGATGGCAGAAGCGACAGCTGAACTTGCTGCTTCTGGAGTCGCCAAAGGGTTAGGTATCGGTGATACGATTCCAAACTTTACGTTACCCGATACATCAGGGGAGCCGGTCGCCATCAAGACATTACTTGAGCAAGGTCCTGTCATCTTGACGTTTTATCGGGGCGGCTGGTGCCCGTACTGTAATCTCGAGCTTCGCGCGTACGAACGGGAAATTGACCGAATTCGTGCACAGGGAGCGACCGTCGTTGCAATCAGTCCGGAGACACCTGACTTTGCTGAACAAACAGCGAACAAGAATGAGTTAAGTTTCCCCGTCTTAAGTGACGTTGATTTGCATGTATCTCGTCAATTTGACCTTGTATTTGACTTACCAGATTATCTGATTGAGATTTATAAGGCATCAGGACTCGATGTAGCGAAGCACAACGGAAATGATGATTGGCAGTTGCCGAAACCGGCGACGTTCATCATTGATATGAGTGGTGTGATTCGTTTCGCAGAAGTGCCATCGGATTATACGAAACGCATTGATCCGCAGACGATTATCGATTACCTCGAGAAGTAAGTAAAAGAGACAGCAGAATATACGAAAACCAACTCCTAGTGATGCACTAAGAGTTGGTTTTTTTATGATTCAATCTGTTTTATTTGGATAATATAGACATAAAAATGGGTATAAAGAGGTAACCAAACATATAGATGGAGGTGAAGCGTCGCTCCTAGGCTATCAGGAGTCCGCGTCGATATGTATGCCATTCAACCAATTTTTAAAGAACGAATTTGGGGCGGTCGACGTTTAGAAGTGTTGTTTCAGTTTGAATTACCAGAAGGGCAAATTGGAGAATGTTGGACAGCATCCGCCCACGCAAGTGGGAAGACGCACTTCTTAGATGGACCTGATCAGGGCAAGACGCTAGATGAACTATGGCAAACAAAACGGACAGAACTGTTCGGTGATTATCTGCTTGACGCCTTTCCGCTTCATGTAAAATTTTTGGATTCGTCCGCCTACTTATCCGTTCAAGTCCATCCGAATGATGAGGAGGCACGACGGCTAGAAGGAGAACCATATGGTAAAAATGAATGCTGGTATATTTTAGAGGCTACACCAGGGGCAGAAATCATTCTCGGTCACAATCTACAATCACGAGATGATCTGTTCCGGTGCGCTCAAGAAAAGGACTGGGAGACGTCTCTTCGACATCAACAAGTTAAACCTGGCGAATTCTATTACATTCCGAGCGGTACGATCCACGCTTTAGGACCAGGCATCGTTCTTCTTGAGATTCAACAGATGAGCGATCGGACGTACCGACTATATGATTACGACAGATTAGGAGATGACGGGAAACCGAGAGAATTGCACGTTGAAAAGGCGATTGCCGTCACGACGATTCCAGATGAGCCATGGACGAATCAACCAGAAGTTATTCTGAAGGAAGGGGGCGTCATGACGAAGTTGTTGCAGGTTCCTTCCTTTACGGTCATCCGTCATGAAGTGACTGGTACGTATGCATTACATGATTATCCGGTCTTTCGTTTATTGACTGTCATTGATGGTAAAGGAGAAGCACGACAAGGGAATCGCGTGATTCCTTTACAGAAAGGAAAACAATTCTTTTTACCGCGTCGAGCGGGAGATTACGAAATATCTGGATCCGTCACGTTCATGACGAGTGAAGTGTTTTTAGACTAAAGCAGACGAAAGGGCACCAATAGAGGTGCCCTTTCTAACATCATGGATTGGACCGAATGGAGGTGGGGAGCGGATAGTTATCCTGCTCTGTCCAATCAATCGAATATTTAATTTCGATCATGATCAAATCTTCTAGTGTTGTCAGGGTATGTGGAACGCCTTGTGGGATATGCACGACAGAAGTCGGACCGAGTTGCTGTGACTGACCATCGATCAGTGCTTCAGCGCGACCTTGTAAGATGCTCCATGTCGAATCGGTATGCGCATGATAATGGTGACTGATTTGCTGATTTGCTTTAATATGCAGCCGACGGGTCACCGCATAACGTCCGTCCTCTAATTGTTGCTGATGTAAAATCGTCGCATAACCCCAGCGTTTCCATTCAAATTGTGGTGGAAGTGTTGCATCCGTCAAATAGTCCTTTAAGGCAGGTGTTTCATCTTTTGAAGCAACGAGGACACCATCCGGACTCACGGATACGATCAAGTTATCGAGTCCGATTCCTAACACGGGTACCTGCAACTCATTAACGATATGTGTATTCGTCGAGTGGAGCATCCGGGCGTTCCCGTGAAGTGGGTGCGGCATTTCTTCTGTCAAAGTGTTCCACGTCCCGAGATCTTTCCAGTAGCCATCATACCGGTGAACGAATAAAGCGTCCGTTTTCTCGACAACAGCATAATCAAACGACGTTTTTTCTAGTGTCTCATACTCCGAACGCAGTGCTTCAAACGATGTTGGAACATTTTGTTCTTCTAAGCGCCGCATTAAAAAGTCCAGTCGGCAGGCGAAGACACCACAGTTCCAAAGCGCACCTTGGTCAATCAAATCTGCGGCAACATCGAGTGTCGGTTTCTCCTGAAAGCGTTCGACGATGGACATGTTTTCGGAAGTCTGCGGAATGATATAGCCATATTTTGATGTAGGATGCAACGGTTCGACACCCATTAAATGAAGCGCATCCGGATGTTCTTGGACGGCTTGGTCCAGTTGCTCGAAGCGTTCAAAAAACGATAATTCAACGTAAGGATCGACCGGCATGATGATGACCGTCTCTTCTAAATCAATCCGCTCTGCCAAGTAACTCGTCGCAAGCATGATGGCAGGGAACGTATCGCGACGTGATGGTTCCTGAATGATGGACGTTTTGAACCCAAGTTGGTTTTCGATTGCATCGACTTGTGAGCTGGTCGTCGTAATGACAGTTCGATCGTCCAGACCGACTTCCTGAAGCTGTTGAAAGACGCGTTCCATCATGGACTGTTTATTGCCATCGCGATCTTCAAGGATCTTTAAGAACTGTTTCGAGTTTAAATCGTTCGAGAGCGGCCAAAGCCGTTTTCCGGATCCACCTGATAGTAAAAGAATATACATTGACGACCATCCTTTCTTTTTAAAACGGAGGCGATAGCATATGGCACTTTATCTATTAGTTGACTCACATGAACCGACACGACGGATTTTACGTCGTAAACTGCTAGCAGCGGGACAAGACGTACAGGAAGCAGGATCAGGAGAAGAAGCACTGGAACAACTCAGCAATTCTGACGTAGATGTCTTGCTGACGGAACTTCGACTTCCAGAAATGGACGGGGTCGAGTTATTACGCGCTGCTAAACAACGTGCGCCGCTAACGAAACAAATCGTGTTGACCGATTATATGCAGGTGCATACACTGCTTGCTGCCGTAAATGCGGGAAACGTCAGTCGGATGATGACGAAACCTTTGAAAGTTGATGAGCGAATACTTTCCATCATGACTAAAATTGGTGATGAAGTCGTCGAAACGAAGCAACGAAAACGCAATTTAGTAAATCATTTCGAGAGCGTGCTTTTGAGTTCGGATCGTCCATACTGTTTATTTTTTGAAGACGGAACGATTGCCAGTCAACGCTCTTTAATCATTAGTCACTCCGAACAAGAGGTGCGTGAAAAAGACAAGATACAGCGCTTAGAATTCCCCACGCAGTTCGGCACCTACATCTTGTATCAATCAGTCATCGGAAGCATTACGAAACCCGTTTGAAGAAGAGAGACTCTACACCAATGAAGCTAAGACGCAAGTACATGTAGATGACACCTGCTGTCAAAATAGGGTGACGTCCATATTTCTTTAAATTTGCCTGATGATAAAGAACCGGACGGAAGAAATACCAACGTCGTAAGGCTTTCATGAAGCCCCCCTGTTCAGCGTCAAGCGTCGCAGGCATCACGTCAAAGTAATAGCGTTTTTTTCGAAGCAGGTCGTTTAATTCGACCTGCTTTTCGTTATGACGCACATGTGTAAAAGTGGCACGACGGATGATTCCACCTTGTTCCAAGTAACGAATCGTCGGCTGTGTCTCTTCGAAACTGATTTGTGTCGGATTGATTTCACCTGAAGCGATGTACGCCTCGAGCCGCCAAAAGCGTGCGGCTTCCATCGTATGTGTATCAAGCTGGTCACTCGGAACATTGAACAGATTGCGTTCAAAGACTTTTACCTGACTAAAGTAATTCGCATAATCACTGTATGCAAGTTCAGGTATGACGAGGGCACCCACTTCCGGATGAGCATCGAGATAGAGCAGACAACTCTTTAGGAGTTGATCTTCGAGGACCATATCCGAATCGATGATGTATAGGTACTGCACGCCAAATTGCTTGAGGCGATCAATTGCTGTCTTGCGGGCAATCCCTCGTTCCCCGTGTGGCAAGGCAAGCACTTCAAAACGTTCGTCCCTGTCTGTCAGTCGCCGCATCGTCTCAACGGTTGTATCCGTTGAGCCGTCATCTGCGATGACGCAGAAGAATGGAGCCTGTTGGTTTTTTAGAGAACGGATTGTTTCGGTAATGATGGCTTCGTTTTCATAAGTCGACATCGCGATTCCGATCATGAATAATCCTCCTTCAGTGCAACGGGTAATAGTTCCTGTTCTAACCATCGGCGGAAAGCCTGACCTGTATGGTCCCAGTGTAAGGTTTGCGCAAACCGATGGCCGGCTAATCGAATCGTTTCATATTCTTCCGGATCACGTAAGCAAGCGCGCATCTCAGCAGCGAGTGCACCGGGTGTCTGATTTTTTGCCATATAACCGGTCATCCCGTACTGGACAGCGTCGCGTAATCCCGGAGCATCATAGACGATGGTTGGGGTTCCGACAGCAGCAGCTTCGCTGACCGTCAGCCCCCAACCCTCTCGTTTTGAAGGGAAGAGGAGAGCGGTAGCACGACTCATCCGTTCAAGTTTTTCTTCTTCACTGACGAAGCCAAAATAGATGATCGACTCACGCATCTCTTCTGGAACAAGGGGATCGAGCTGCTGGGCGATATACTCCTCATCCTTTTTCCCGATGACCCAGAAACGGGCATCTGCATATTCCCGTTTCAGCATGACGA
This window of the Exiguobacterium acetylicum genome carries:
- a CDS encoding YcjF family protein, with translation MDDFFGEGLETNQQKRKRKLEEIFDQSFESERRDFNQSLEQDVTVALIGDVNAGKSSTLNAILGREVATVGARPGETVRIDQVRQHPEDKVIFVDTPGLNDANTQNSEATWTYYQSADVILYFLNAAGTVLSETETKNFRKIYQHNQNVLIVVTKMDATNDVDTIVRHIEEKLPGPKIIPVSAKEGTNIDRLRREVLDILKKFDKDNVFVRQMDPTVRGKIANNWIVGAGTAAGAIGAVPFPGADIIPLTSIQIGLMLKLSNLYERQLSKESAKELLVVTIVGNSGKTAFRQIAKLVPGYGAVIAAGVASTATLALGYGTKYVYENKLELTPEQLMGFVKRFRKKAEESSEETNE
- a CDS encoding peroxiredoxin-like family protein encodes the protein MTRLLEEIKQYQSEFRQKAPAEKQRLMAEATAELAASGVAKGLGIGDTIPNFTLPDTSGEPVAIKTLLEQGPVILTFYRGGWCPYCNLELRAYEREIDRIRAQGATVVAISPETPDFAEQTANKNELSFPVLSDVDLHVSRQFDLVFDLPDYLIEIYKASGLDVAKHNGNDDWQLPKPATFIIDMSGVIRFAEVPSDYTKRIDPQTIIDYLEK
- the manA gene encoding mannose-6-phosphate isomerase, class I, giving the protein MYAIQPIFKERIWGGRRLEVLFQFELPEGQIGECWTASAHASGKTHFLDGPDQGKTLDELWQTKRTELFGDYLLDAFPLHVKFLDSSAYLSVQVHPNDEEARRLEGEPYGKNECWYILEATPGAEIILGHNLQSRDDLFRCAQEKDWETSLRHQQVKPGEFYYIPSGTIHALGPGIVLLEIQQMSDRTYRLYDYDRLGDDGKPRELHVEKAIAVTTIPDEPWTNQPEVILKEGGVMTKLLQVPSFTVIRHEVTGTYALHDYPVFRLLTVIDGKGEARQGNRVIPLQKGKQFFLPRRAGDYEISGSVTFMTSEVFLD
- a CDS encoding sugar phosphate nucleotidyltransferase yields the protein MYILLLSGGSGKRLWPLSNDLNSKQFLKILEDRDGNKQSMMERVFQQLQEVGLDDRTVITTTSSQVDAIENQLGFKTSIIQEPSRRDTFPAIMLATSYLAERIDLEETVIIMPVDPYVELSFFERFEQLDQAVQEHPDALHLMGVEPLHPTSKYGYIIPQTSENMSIVERFQEKPTLDVAADLIDQGALWNCGVFACRLDFLMRRLEEQNVPTSFEALRSEYETLEKTSFDYAVVEKTDALFVHRYDGYWKDLGTWNTLTEEMPHPLHGNARMLHSTNTHIVNELQVPVLGIGLDNLIVSVSPDGVLVASKDETPALKDYLTDATLPPQFEWKRWGYATILHQQQLEDGRYAVTRRLHIKANQQISHHYHAHTDSTWSILQGRAEALIDGQSQQLGPTSVVHIPQGVPHTLTTLEDLIMIEIKYSIDWTEQDNYPLPTSIRSNP
- a CDS encoding response regulator; protein product: MALYLLVDSHEPTRRILRRKLLAAGQDVQEAGSGEEALEQLSNSDVDVLLTELRLPEMDGVELLRAAKQRAPLTKQIVLTDYMQVHTLLAAVNAGNVSRMMTKPLKVDERILSIMTKIGDEVVETKQRKRNLVNHFESVLLSSDRPYCLFFEDGTIASQRSLIISHSEQEVREKDKIQRLEFPTQFGTYILYQSVIGSITKPV
- a CDS encoding glycosyltransferase family 2 protein, translated to MIGIAMSTYENEAIITETIRSLKNQQAPFFCVIADDGSTDTTVETMRRLTDRDERFEVLALPHGERGIARKTAIDRLKQFGVQYLYIIDSDMVLEDQLLKSCLLYLDAHPEVGALVIPELAYSDYANYFSQVKVFERNLFNVPSDQLDTHTMEAARFWRLEAYIASGEINPTQISFEETQPTIRYLEQGGIIRRATFTHVRHNEKQVELNDLLRKKRYYFDVMPATLDAEQGGFMKALRRWYFFRPVLYHQANLKKYGRHPILTAGVIYMYLRLSFIGVESLFFKRVS